GAATTGCAGCAGGCGGTTTGGCAATGCATGCAACCTTCCTCACAAAGGAGACTCCTGTGGCTCTTTATGCCCAACACTTCGAGCCTTATCCTCCAGTGAGGATTGTGCGAACGGGTGGGGGTCTATCCTCCGAATCACACTTTTTCAGAGGCATGATCGCCTATCAAGGAGGCTTCTATGCCACTGCTGCCGATGACTTCGAATCGTTGGTGAAAGGTGGGGATACCTCTGTAACCGTAAAGTTTTATCTAGGACTTAGCTATATGGAACTTGGTCGATTCGCTGAGGCACGCCAATCACTTGAGCATGTAACCACTTCGGGGTCGTTGTTCGTGGATCAGTCGGTTTGGTATTTGGCACTCTGCCACCTTGCCGAGGAAAATAGTGAGGCTGCCCAAAAGTTATTGGTGAAGCTCGCTACTTCAGATAGCCCTATGTCGGCAAAGGCAACCGCCTTACTTACGGAAATGCATAAATAGCAAATTATTATTAATTGAATATACCATGGAACTAGAACTTGTTGCCGCGCCAATTACAAAATTTAATGAGTTGGATGTTTTAGCTGCACTAAAGGGAATTGACATAAAGTGCATCCAGTTTTTTGAATCGGTGGATACTCGAACCTATGTAGTGCTGGATAATGGTAGTAGAAAGCAAGTTTTTGCTCCGCTATACGTTTTTGAAGAAATGCTCCCCAAGGATGTATTCTTTCGCTGCGGTTGGAGCCATGTGGTAAATGTGTCGAGGATTAATAGCTTCTTTATGCTGAATGACACAACACTCGTAATGGATTGTGGGGAGGAGATTTTAATACCTCGATACCAACGCCATACGATCTTTAAAATAATGGAGCAGATGTGGTTTGCCCAGCAACGCCAAATCGGCTAAGCATACGAACATCGGAGTCATTATCTTTCCTGTTCGGAATACACCTGAAGTGTGCTCAACGCTTCGGGTGTTTTTCGTTTATATTTTTTTCGGCTGGCGGGTTATCTTTTTGATTTGCAGTTTCCTCTGTTGTTTAATTTAACTAATTGTAATCTTTCGCATGCAAGGTAGCTGCTAGTCTAAATTGTCCTCTTGTGCAAAAATAGTTAAAAATAGCTTGTCACGAAATGATGATTTTGGGCATAGATATATGAAGGGGTATGCCTCGCACGTTTAAGACATAGTTAAAACAAAAACCAAACCTATGACCATTAATCCTGAAAATCTGGATGCCATTGCTGCGTTTATTTCGCGAGTTGACGATCTAATATACCGCAAAGCCACAGGAACACCTTCCGAGTTGGCTGAAATGTTTGATACAAGCGAACGTTCTATCTACCGCTTGATACAAGCGCTGAAATGCCTTAACTTACCCATTGCCTACTGCAAGCAGCAAAAAACCTACTATTATACTCGGCCGGGACGCCTGCGGATGGGGTTTAATCCCGAAGAGGAAGGCGGCCTGTAGGGGCTTAGTTGTTCAACGCTTTTTTTTCTCGATTGGGAGAATTGTGCTATACAGCATGTGCAACTTATGCAAACTGACGGGGCGTGGCAGTGTGATTGTTTATACTTGTGCTATGTTTTTGGCCAAAGCAGGGCGGATACCGAAAGCCTGGAATAGAGTAGGTGTAGAAAAATATTTTGAACATGAAAAAATTGAAAATTGTCGAAATGGGAAGGCTTAGTGATGTAGTTCTTCTTAGCGATATTGATATGACAAAGGTTAGTGGTGGTCAAGAAGATATGGCTTATTGTGCTTGTGATGCAAGGTTTGCAATGAGTAGCGGAACTATCCAGATAGGTGGTTGTATTTGTCATAAAAAGTATAGTTAGTGGTTTGCTTGGGTGTCAAAAACATTTTGACACCCTCTTTTAATATGTTTCTTTTTTTGTTGCTATTTGAATAACTTATTCCTTAACGTATTAGGGTTTTGTTAATGTGTGTGGCTATGTTTTTTCTAAATCATTCTTTCAAATCCTAGGTGTGTGAATTGTCTTAATCGTTGCTTATTTGTGTTTTGTGTTTTTGTTGCTTGTGGTTGCTCATTACCAAAATACAATCAATCGGAGGTAAATGCCGATCTAAAGTATTTAAAAACAAAGTTGTGTAATGTGCATCCCGATCCTTTCTTTACATTAACTGAATGTGAGTTTGATAGTATAAGCCGAGATGTTGAGCGGCTTTGTATGGTTGAAGGGAATGTTAGTCAAAAACAGTTTTACTGTTATGTTAATCCTATGGTTGCTCGACTTGATGACGGACATACTCGAGTTGATGTGCCATATAAGACTCAGATGAAAGGTTTTTTTTGGGGATCAAAAATACTTCCATTGGCGTTAAGATTTTCTGATACTTGTGCTTATGTAGTTACTCCTATAAGAGAAAGTGATTCATTGAGGTCAGGTGATAGAGTGGTGAATATCAACGGAATTGCAATGGGGGGGGGTGATTAATATGATGGAGAAAAACCATTATGGTAAAAATCGCTTATTCCGAAAATCATTTATAACTCAGAATACATTTTCC
The sequence above is a segment of the Williamwhitmania taraxaci genome. Coding sequences within it:
- a CDS encoding LytTR family DNA-binding domain-containing protein; protein product: MELELVAAPITKFNELDVLAALKGIDIKCIQFFESVDTRTYVVLDNGSRKQVFAPLYVFEEMLPKDVFFRCGWSHVVNVSRINSFFMLNDTTLVMDCGEEILIPRYQRHTIFKIMEQMWFAQQRQIG
- a CDS encoding tetratricopeptide repeat protein, whose translation is MATNYNAIRLLEKRIDGTISKDEANWLAQRLAVDFSLRREFRFRKELESIVGEVEIDRLRQRLAVAWQENNSLQSTHQENLQRFSRFKRYFYAAATLAGIAAGGLAMHATFLTKETPVALYAQHFEPYPPVRIVRTGGGLSSESHFFRGMIAYQGGFYATAADDFESLVKGGDTSVTVKFYLGLSYMELGRFAEARQSLEHVTTSGSLFVDQSVWYLALCHLAEENSEAAQKLLVKLATSDSPMSAKATALLTEMHK